GCGCTGCACTACTGCAAGGCCAACCGCATCGGCCACGGGACGCGGCTCTTCGAGGACCCGGACCTGATGCGCTACGTCAACGACTTCCGGGTGCCGATCGAGATCTGCCTGACCTCCAACGTGCAGACGCGGGCGGTCCCCAGCTTCGAGCAGCACCCGCTACGGCAGTACTACGACGCCGGGCTCGTGCTCAGCCTGAACACGGACAACCGGCTGATGTCGGCCACCACCGTCTCCGAGGAGTACTGGCGGGCGCACCGGCACCTGGGGTTCACCTGGGAGGAGCTGGTGGACATCTCGCTCATGGGGTTCGAGAGCGCCTTCATGCACCGGACGGAGAAGCTGGCGATGGTCGCGAGGGTCAAGGAGGAGATCGCGGAGCTGGAAGAGGCGGAGGCCGTGGCGGCCTGAGCGCACGGACCGCATACGAATCAGGGCCGGACTCCCCCGCGGGGGAGCCCGGCCCTGTCGTTTCGGGGAGCGGCGACGGCTACCCGAGGGCGCCGCTCCCCGCCAGGCGCTCGCGGATCCGGGCGACGATCACCTCGATCCCCGGGGCGTTGTTGCCGCCGCGGGGGATGATGACGTCGGCGTAGCGCTTGGTGGGCTCGACGAACTCGAAGTGCATGGGGCGCACCGTCCCCAGATACTGCTCGATGACCGAGTCCAGCGTCCGCCCCCGCATCTCCAGGTCGCGGCGGAGCCGGCGGATGAAGCGCACGTCGGCCTCGGTGTCCACGAAGATCTTCAGGTCGAACAGGTCGCGGATGCGCGGCTCCACGAAGAGCAGGATCCCCTCCACCAGCACGACGTCCCGGGGGATGACGCGCTGCGTCTCCGGGGCGCGGGTGTGCGCCACGAAGTCGTAGACCGGCTTGGCGATGGGGCGGCGGTCGATGAGCCGCTGGAGGTGCTCCGTCAGCAGGTCGTTGTCGAGCGAGTCCGGGTGGTCGAAGTTGACCTTCCGGCGCTCCTCCAGCGGGAGGTGGTCCAGCTCCCGGTAGTACGAGTCCTGATCCA
Above is a genomic segment from Longimicrobiaceae bacterium containing:
- the udk gene encoding uridine kinase, encoding MKPFLIGIAGGTGSGKTTVARKIYDSLHLDSAVFLDQDSYYRELDHLPLEERRKVNFDHPDSLDNDLLTEHLQRLIDRRPIAKPVYDFVAHTRAPETQRVIPRDVVLVEGILLFVEPRIRDLFDLKIFVDTEADVRFIRRLRRDLEMRGRTLDSVIEQYLGTVRPMHFEFVEPTKRYADVIIPRGGNNAPGIEVIVARIRERLAGSGALG